The Sphingobacterium bambusae genome includes a window with the following:
- a CDS encoding pseudouridine synthase: MLDILYQDEDLIAVNKPHGLLVHRSSIAADTSEFALQILRNQIQKTVYPAHRLDRKTGGVLLFSLNKEMDALTQQLFANKVMQKSYLAVVRGFTEDQGTIDYALRKENGALQDAVTHFKTLSRTEIDLPLGKFTTSRYSLVEANPETGRMHQIRKHFAHIFHPILADRPHGCNKQNKLWKDRFDMDTMMLHAQTLQFLHPRTNAPIHIQAPLQPEFLRVLNLLNIAI; the protein is encoded by the coding sequence ATGCTGGACATTCTTTACCAAGACGAGGATCTTATTGCGGTAAACAAGCCTCATGGCTTGCTCGTACACCGTTCCTCCATCGCAGCAGATACCTCAGAATTTGCATTGCAGATCTTGCGCAACCAGATCCAAAAGACCGTTTACCCCGCGCATCGGCTCGACCGAAAAACGGGAGGTGTACTACTCTTTTCTCTAAACAAGGAAATGGATGCCCTCACGCAGCAGCTCTTTGCCAATAAAGTCATGCAAAAAAGCTATCTCGCTGTGGTTCGAGGGTTTACCGAAGACCAAGGCACGATAGATTATGCTTTGCGCAAAGAGAACGGCGCGCTGCAAGATGCCGTTACGCATTTTAAAACACTGTCTCGAACAGAGATCGACCTCCCCTTGGGCAAATTTACCACCTCCCGCTACTCGCTGGTAGAAGCCAATCCAGAAACTGGGCGAATGCACCAGATCCGTAAGCATTTCGCTCATATCTTTCATCCCATTCTGGCCGACCGTCCACACGGATGTAACAAACAGAATAAACTGTGGAAAGACAGATTTGATATGGATACCATGATGTTGCATGCCCAAACCCTGCAATTCCTTCATCCGAGAACAAACGCTCCCATACACATACAAGCACCTCTGCAACCGGAGTTTCTACGTGTGCTAAACCTCTTAAATATAGCGATATGA
- a CDS encoding DUF4112 domain-containing protein, which translates to MDALEKSRLDNEFRWVERVSTLMDSKFSIGGFRFGLDPILGLFPIVGQGISFATALLLVLIMYRHGVSSKVATKMLLNVIVDAGIGAIPLLGNVFDFFFKANKKNIKLLKAYHYDGKHQGSAKKLLAFIFVSLLLLCVFMFYVLWLLGEWVIGLF; encoded by the coding sequence ATGGATGCACTTGAAAAAAGTCGATTGGATAACGAATTCAGGTGGGTGGAGCGAGTCTCCACCCTTATGGATAGTAAGTTTAGCATCGGTGGTTTTCGATTCGGCCTAGACCCGATCTTAGGTCTATTCCCAATCGTAGGTCAAGGCATCAGCTTTGCGACGGCACTGTTGCTGGTGCTGATCATGTACCGCCACGGTGTAAGCTCCAAAGTCGCGACGAAAATGTTACTAAATGTGATCGTCGACGCCGGCATCGGTGCCATCCCCCTGCTGGGAAACGTATTTGATTTCTTCTTCAAAGCCAATAAAAAGAATATTAAGCTGCTTAAAGCCTATCATTATGACGGCAAACACCAAGGCAGCGCAAAAAAACTGCTTGCCTTTATTTTTGTATCACTTTTACTCCTATGTGTGTTCATGTTCTATGTGCTTTGGCTCCTTGGCGAGTGGGTAATCGGTTTATTTTGA
- a CDS encoding SIMPL domain-containing protein → MKKFAGLLLAVCIATCAAAQTSNYEFSRKVSTRGYAEREVTPDIVYLSISLREYLVDGNSKKKVDIETLEKQLHDAALSIGVKKEDFTIQNIYSYNTETKKKGNSELLQAKQYRLKITNLNGLNSMMDKVDAKGVQSTSISGYDHSQKRQIEKELKVAAVQDARANAEIIATATGDKIGKVLGINDNSSFGWNDIMPTPRAYSMARVQMEAADGAGIEQDLDISVRPIKLTCNIDGVFELL, encoded by the coding sequence ATGAAAAAATTTGCAGGTCTATTATTAGCGGTTTGTATCGCCACATGCGCCGCCGCGCAAACAAGCAACTATGAATTCAGTAGAAAAGTGTCTACACGCGGCTATGCCGAAAGAGAAGTAACACCAGACATCGTCTATTTGTCCATTTCTCTGCGTGAGTATCTTGTCGATGGAAACAGTAAAAAGAAAGTAGATATTGAAACACTGGAAAAGCAACTGCACGATGCGGCTCTTTCCATCGGTGTGAAGAAAGAAGATTTCACCATCCAAAATATCTATAGTTACAACACCGAAACCAAGAAAAAGGGCAATTCCGAGCTGCTGCAGGCCAAACAATACCGGTTGAAGATCACCAATCTCAACGGCTTGAACAGCATGATGGATAAAGTAGATGCTAAAGGGGTACAGAGCACATCCATCAGTGGATATGACCACTCGCAAAAACGCCAAATTGAGAAGGAACTCAAAGTTGCTGCCGTACAAGATGCGCGCGCCAATGCGGAGATTATTGCCACGGCAACAGGAGACAAGATTGGGAAAGTATTGGGTATCAACGACAACAGTTCTTTCGGATGGAACGATATTATGCCTACTCCCCGGGCTTACAGCATGGCTAGAGTGCAGATGGAAGCCGCGGATGGCGCCGGCATAGAGCAAGACCTCGACATCAGCGTACGCCCCATCAAGCTTACCTGCAACATAGACGGTGTCTTCGAGCTATTATAA
- a CDS encoding DUF4359 domain-containing protein, whose amino-acid sequence MSKTRIFALSIIALMLAAFFTNPSQEQHEATIRAKAIDLLKQHAGTKNSSVVDFGVQLFGNTLIDQFMKNHISVKNYYLFSVTKVRWEQEEQILGVGAFKTVWLSPKIDEKASEIVDMIKAK is encoded by the coding sequence ATGAGCAAAACGAGAATCTTTGCCCTGAGCATCATTGCATTGATGCTGGCGGCATTCTTTACCAACCCCAGTCAAGAACAGCACGAGGCCACGATTCGTGCCAAGGCCATTGATCTACTTAAGCAACATGCCGGTACAAAAAATAGCAGTGTCGTCGATTTTGGCGTCCAACTCTTCGGTAATACGCTGATCGATCAGTTTATGAAAAACCACATCTCGGTTAAAAACTACTACCTTTTTTCGGTGACTAAAGTTCGATGGGAACAGGAAGAGCAAATCCTCGGTGTTGGCGCATTTAAGACGGTGTGGCTAAGTCCGAAAATAGACGAGAAAGCATCAGAAATCGTGGATATGATCAAAGCGAAATAA
- a CDS encoding DUF6929 family protein: MKELALEVLLTIQGIAAASGLVYQDKRISIVSDNSMLLYNYDINEQKLSKKTLIWSDIAENVPKKDKADFEAITTIDGMFYIFGSGSGAGRNSLIIYDPKRDSKDSIDLKPVYQELMQQFDVSEKDFNIEGALALGSELWLFNRGNGPSKKNAVFILEKGTFRPKDYFAVELPPLQGVETGFTDATLVNGNMYFTAAAEDSNSSYHDGEIKGTLIGRLNPKTRRVEYTQILSEKHKFEGLSLFEKNKRSLTFLLCEDEDTAVAASKVYKVKIPR, encoded by the coding sequence ATGAAAGAACTAGCCCTTGAAGTGCTACTTACCATACAAGGTATTGCCGCCGCGTCTGGTCTTGTTTATCAAGATAAACGCATCAGCATCGTGTCGGATAACAGTATGCTTCTGTATAATTATGATATCAACGAACAAAAGCTTTCTAAAAAGACGCTGATCTGGAGCGATATTGCTGAAAATGTACCCAAAAAGGACAAAGCAGACTTTGAGGCTATCACAACGATAGATGGTATGTTCTATATCTTCGGATCAGGATCTGGCGCAGGCAGAAACAGCCTCATCATCTATGATCCCAAGCGGGATAGTAAGGATAGCATAGATTTAAAGCCTGTCTATCAAGAGCTGATGCAGCAGTTCGATGTTTCCGAAAAAGACTTTAACATCGAAGGCGCACTAGCCTTGGGCAGTGAATTATGGTTGTTCAATCGAGGAAATGGCCCGAGCAAAAAAAATGCGGTATTCATTCTAGAGAAAGGCACCTTCCGCCCGAAAGACTATTTTGCCGTTGAGCTGCCGCCTTTACAAGGCGTAGAAACAGGTTTTACAGATGCCACACTTGTGAATGGCAACATGTACTTCACTGCAGCCGCAGAAGACAGCAATTCCAGCTACCACGATGGCGAAATTAAAGGAACTCTAATCGGTCGCCTCAACCCAAAAACACGCCGAGTGGAGTACACCCAAATACTGTCGGAAAAACATAAGTTTGAAGGGCTAAGCTTATTCGAAAAAAATAAGCGTAGCCTAACGTTTCTGCTGTGTGAAGACGAGGATACCGCCGTCGCCGCATCCAAGGTTTACAAAGTCAAGATTCCACGATAA
- a CDS encoding cold-shock protein, which yields MQEGVVKFFNETKGFGFIIPNSGESEIFVHVSGLVDKVRENDHVSFEIEQGRKGLNAVNVKLI from the coding sequence ATGCAAGAAGGCGTAGTAAAATTCTTTAATGAGACCAAAGGTTTCGGTTTCATCATTCCTAACTCTGGCGAGAGCGAGATCTTTGTTCACGTTTCAGGTTTAGTAGACAAAGTTCGTGAGAATGATCACGTATCATTCGAAATCGAGCAAGGCCGTAAAGGTCTTAATGCGGTAAATGTAAAGCTTATCTAA